In Asterias rubens chromosome 17, eAstRub1.3, whole genome shotgun sequence, the genomic window aataaaaaagtgtttgtaaacaaatatattgaacaaaaagtgtgacaggtttggatttattttcagcaagagttaaattatgtgtacccacagttatcaatgaaacctttaaactctcaccataaaatgggtcacataattacagatgctggttagattgtgaacaattgttttcacaccaaccccgggagttaaactcacaacatgcatgatatagcattcacaaacaagaatttgtcacaggttttatacaaagctgcagttttatcatggcactgtcatctttagattccattccaacctgtgggtgtagaAGATAGTCTGAtccctcttctagagtctttttgtgaacaaggactctgacatgcatgccgtgtttgccaaaggtggctgcagcttaataaatatcaattgttttaatgttggctttgtgaagtcatgagacagcttaatacattacaatttgcctctggcagtactgaagccattattagtgggccctgaaccacctgaccacagtgccagtcaacttacttgttaatttaaatccaaatttttaagatgcagagtttgcagagaatcacatttaagtgctcacaatacttcttctttgatggcaaggtttgaaatgacttttcacccacttaaactacaaaatgagacctatcagtataaTGAGTTTAGAATCGTTTAGaatcaaaaatgtattaattgggatagttgcccccaaaataataaagttaaatggtaacaatttccaagtaaaaccaaaaggatttattttttgaggatgcccaatgcagaatctatttttgttgttgaataaatcaaacttatttgaaaacaaaaattaaaaagaaattatattcttttttcaaattcctaccttaagaagggtttcgctcatgtgacctagtccttgcttttcgaattacaaacctacaaaaactcatagtctcatatcatatgataaaattataggcataacaaacataccattattacagtaccagtagggtctaacaataaagcttacaacttgatgctttatggtacagtgtactaaaagtatcatttttgtaatacatgcacaaaacaaagcacaaagtatgtaattatattatgcacagaatcatgttcgtacaatacgtgtacatcaaacttgtataaactgaacccttgataaaaacatgtttatgctaggactacttctaagttctagaaactagaagtatgctaggacctacaccagaaccttgtcgtacttgtcatgtcatgatctacggtataaccatggaggtagaaatagatttatattaataaatataaacataaaccacaattacttagtcacttttggtcactttaattttgaaccatatcagtggtagacctaaaaagttgatggtgtgagaaataaggaaaaagtatcatctgccacataaagttttaaaaatgtacaactaccatgattgaaagctattctatttacgtccacgtcattgctgatcagtattacagatacaatcgaatcaagacaatgtaaccattgatgggctttatccatagagctatatctagactctatctagactaggaataagaaatgtttttattttttgtaaaacagtcatgacagtcctcgatcatcatgaccttggcaatgtttctctgttttgtaacagaaaaaatgtcttacttttgtcatggaggtcgtccatgcttttgtcgaagtatttatcagcacaaatcggagtcactggtgggaagttttggttgttatttccgatccttcgagggtgactgatggttgcgggagggtcactgatccgtgttgcaacttctggccattgaccttgtcaatgtcagtcttccgacgccctacagacgtagacgggcaaacctaaaaacagtaattttatcgcgaaaaaatgtcgcctttggagtttgtctttaactactgtgtcttgtcacattcactttagctaaagattaccttagtttgtctatgccagaactatttattctatcaaccagctctttctcggtcactcctgtcacatccattttgcaaaccgatcgatcgtgtacgaacgttgaacgttgtttacttttttgagcgaggtgccaaatttttcccacagtcctttgcgcgcacatgcgcagttgttcaaaattgctatctgcaataaggtctatggtcGTGGGGTCGGGGTTGGCGCGGCGGCGGTAGGGCACCCCTGGATGACCTTTGGCATGCCGCATATTATCACAACATGCTAcacactagtcttggtgcaagacgtttctcgtttccttttcacacacaccgcggccaattcactgACAGCGCGCGCaacgactcacctgacttataagTCCACTCACCGCGCCGGAGCCgcggcggtgagtggactataagtcaggtgagtcgttgcgcgcgctgtcggtgaattggccgcggtgtgcgtgataaggaaacgagaaacgtcttgcaccaagactagctaCACACACGCACGTTGATATGCACATTTACCTGGGTAGCCATTACCTCACCATTCATGTACAGCATGCAGTACGCACTCTTCTCGATGCTTGTGTACAAATGGGGAGTGCATGCAATAACACGTCTCGTCGACATTGAAGACAATCTTGCAACAACACTGGCCAAATCTCTGAAAGTTTTCTCGTTGAAAATGACTGCTGTTTAAATCGAAAAACAGTTATAATGTTCACTGTTTCATCTGTGCAAAGCGTGCTTCCATTTGAGCGAGAAAAGGTAGGCATATTTATTTACGAAACATTTTTAGTCATAAGATTAAGAGGAGTGTCGTCGAACCATAGAGTCGAACCCAACCACACTAGTActagttttctttaaaaaaaagaaaagagagaACTGTGGATGGGGAACCAAGCCTCGTCGTGGCAGTGTCCGGCGTGGCATAGCAGTTTGATTTTCCATATTATTCCTGTATGGACTTTCCTACCTGCAGAGCGTCATTAGGGTTTCTGTGGATCCTTTTAATACATTCATTTATAGTATTATATGTTTGCCTCCCTATGTAAATACTAAATGTATTGTATGTGACTGGATCAACGGGCTTTGAGCTACACTACAGTGtttattatacttttgttgatcctggcgttctcatttacattattttatagGGTTGTTCTTCTTGCTTTGTATTACCTTTTGTAtactatttattttacatactgtctgcttgtatttgtaattgtttagtGGTCAGAATAaagaatagaccttatgcacatgacgtaatttcagtacggcgcccccgcattgaggtcaaaaggaggttgttcattggccaatctatgtgcgtttcgtttgtttcgtcaccgtttgacctcaaagatggcggctggatgacgtcaatgcataaggtctatttaaGAATAAGAATTATCCAAAACATGTGTAGAAGAAGAAGCATTACACAGAATAGTTGAGGGACAACagtccgtatggcgccaccactttttcactaattttttacaaaaaaggatatctcattgaggtaaattagatactatattatttcatatcggatgaaaaagtggtggcgccatacggaaacttatcctagttgcgataatgtaaccctcctgtCGACGGCAGGGTTACGAAGCTAACGCAatgtgtgcagggcgaaatggttaaaaacgtacaatttcgacagctagtcagcagatttgctccacatttaccacttttgaaaatcatgacacaaattctagaaacaagaacttgatcctcaatgtatcatgaatcctacaatatcactcaaaacgccattgaggaaataatttgggaaaagtttccgtatggcgccaccactttttcattcgatataaaataatataggaacttattaacctgattgatatatccctttttgtaaaaatgagtgaaaaagtggtggcgccatacggaaagttatccataatttgaagaaaaaagacaaaaacttaccagatcccccagcgaaagagtaaaaaatgtcccaggttgaaaatttgaatctttttaaaatttaatttctcattaaaacacAGTTGTGTATCATGGTTactgttgttttcatttttcttgtaaatcatttcctcagTGACCCTTCCACCTTTTGCTAGTTAGTTTTTAAGGTTGTTCTAACATTATCCTGTAAAagaatatatattattttggaACAGTTGCAGACAGATATACCCTGACTCAGACAAGACCCCCCCAACCCCTTTGAAATGAGGTGTGACCACAGTTTGTAGACCCATGCCCTATACTTACCTAAATTAATATCACTTCGGGGCTACTATGTAATGCGGCAAATCTATATTTACTGACTGTGTCAATGAAATAAAGCAACATTGGAACTTAATTGCCTGTTACATTTTATCTGTGAAACGCCATGGGGGGCTATTTCTTTCTCCAGGTTAACCATCaatcatgtacatgtgtatgggCCCAGTGTCCTTGCTCTGTTAATTTATAGAATTCTCTACACACAACATGTATGGAGGTCGCTAGAGGTCACCATTTCTCTGATAACATGAGTATAAATAGTCACCAAATATCCGCTCTAGCCTCAGATCGTAAGCAATGAAAAGCAATGAAtgcttcataaaaaaaagttttcatcAATAAAAGTACCTGCTTACTGCTCCGCTCTGTGGTACATTGTAAcattaaaaaccacattttcattttatgtcaatcagagccatgacatttgtCCCTGTGTACAATACAAACCATTAACAATGGAACACCATACGTACATTATAAAATGTACATAGTACACTGTTGATACCAGTGCGTCTGATGTGTAATGTGCACGATGTACACTTGTGTATGTACATAGCATGATATAGTCTGTAAAGTATACCCCCGGTAGTATTACTACTAGCATATAGATAGAgttttatataagaactagagggcgcactggcctaatGCGCGACCCGTCATGCGCgcatgcagccattttgtaagttgacaaaacagggttGCTCAGCGTGTGTTGTGCgtccattttgtaagttgacaaaacggcatcgcgtcagcgttcaataaacacaaattccaatgtgtacttcatattcaccgcgcgtacagaatggcgcgcttgtctccttgcggtcccgtcgcattggtgcaagcagcatcaccagtgcgccctctagttcttaaaaCTCTATGGTTATATACCATGTATACCAGTACATCTGATGTGTAATGTGCACGCTGTACACTTGTGTACGTACAGCATAGCAGATAGTCTGTAAAGTGTATTTCTGAAGCATTGTACCAGGAACAAAgcagaatttttattttgctgGTACAAATATACAAGGGTACAATGTACATTCTGTCCATCCATATAAAATACACTTTGTAATGAGCTCATCTGTACAGACAATCAGACACTGTGCAGATTACACTACACATTTCCAGTGCAGTACATGTGCAGAACGTGACTTACTTTACTTGTGCATTGACCTTCTTTGAAGTTGTTGCAGTCACTTACAGacttattttgtgtgtgtaatatATACATCAGAAAGTATTTAATCAGCCCACATCAGTCTTGGTTTTATCGTTTCTTGTTAAAATAGTAACTGTCGGATAACAACTCCAACCCGGGTCTGGAACAGCAACGATGAACCGTCCATTCTGTGTTTCTGCACCTGGGAAGGTCATCCTTCACGGAGAGCATGCTGTTGTCTACGGGAAAACGGCGCTAGCGTCTAGCCTGAACTTGAGAACACGCTTGAAGCTGTCGCAGACGAACATCAAAGACACTGCCTCTTTTTCCCTGCCGGACATCGGACTGGAGCTAAAATGGAGGTTAGACGACCTGAATGAAATCTTTGTTGAGTTTCTTAAAAGAGAAGCAAGTCTTGATATTGGGCCACCGACTGTCTCTCAGTTTGATAAAATGAAAGAGTTTACAAAGATCTCTGAAGAGGGCAGTGCTAAAGACCTTGCTGTTCTAGCGGTGCTGTATCTGTACGTAGCCATTCTGGGATCTAATAATGTGATCAGATTTCCTGCAATTGAGGTTCAGATAACCTCAGAGCTTCCAACTGGTGCTGGGTTGGGCTCATCGGCCGCATTCTCAGTTTGTTTATCAGCGGCTTTCTTGACTCAAGCTGGTAGCATCATTCCTGTAGAGGGAAGCAACTCCTGGAAGCAGGAGGACCTGGATCTTATCAACCAATGGGCGTTTGAAGCAGAACGAATCATCCATGGAAATCCCTCTGGTATCGATAACGCCGTCAGCACATACGGTGGCGCTCTGCGTTaccaaggaaaacaaatcaaatcgcTGGAGAACGTACCTCTCCTTCGGATCATTTTGATCAACACAAAGATCCCACGCAGTACCAAAGTTCTTGTTGCGGGCGTCAGAGTGAAGTTTGACGAATACCCGGCGATCATTGGTCCTGTGTTCGATTCGATTGAAGAAATCGCCCAGAAATGCCAGTTAGTTCTTGAAAGTCTTGTGATTGACAAGACCTTAAAGGAAGTAGCTGATAAACAGACGAGCGTTGAATCTCATCCAATCAGAGAACAGGGTGTGATTCATCCTGACCAATCACCTTACTCCTCGCTGGAAGAACTGATTGACATGAATCAAAAGTTTCTTGAGATTCTTGGGGTTTCGCACCCCTCTTTGGAAAAGCTCTGTACCCTAACCTCTCAACATGGTCTCCACTCAAAGCTAACAGGTGCGGGTGGGGGTGGGTGTACCCTGACCCTTATTAGGCCAGACACGGTGCCAGACACGGTGATACAAGTGAAGGAAGATGTGGCTAAGCTAGGATTTGATCTGTGGGAAACAAGCATTGGTGGCATTGGTGTAGCATTCCATGCAGACGTGTAATGGATAGAGACGCTGGATTTATAAGTTTGAAATTGGAATTGACTCTGGACTGTGTCAAGTAATTTTATTCAGTAACTTTCTAAATACAAACTTGTAAACTTGATACTCGTCTATAGTATTCTGTATGGCAAGTATTTTGGCATTGTTTAATCAAGATAATGAATGTCAATATACAAACAaagtgtgaaaaaaattacaatgaaactgttaaattaaaaaaatgtagtgCAGGATTTAGTGTACAGTCAATATCATCTGTACAACAATGTAGGCCCATAACATCCTGTGATTGGCCATTTTGGACTTTGGTGCTAGAGGAGAGAAACCTGATAAGATGTATGATTAGAAGTTGAAGGTCAAACTTGCTGCAACAGTTGATgtcagtgttaaaggcagtggacactattaattttggtggacactataaataaatattcataaatacctcagacagtttcgctattcctattggtggagagcgcgtcacgtgggtgtgtataaacctttgtttatgaccggtaaaaagtgttaattcatgggcgtgacacgcgaccttgcacctgttcttcattcctattggtcgagagcaatggctgaaacaatgtgccacatcacgcaatatgcgcgacgtgcacagcattctcttataaggagttgtttacccgagggcggcggagggctttaccatttcatagctggaggggtgttgtgttgaaagaaatcatttaacaattataatttttgcatttattttactttttgacaaaaaagtgatgacgttttttaccgaaaaggtgtttatgaatgggaatcaaagtgtgttgaatcagtctttaacaagtggtttaaacccgccgaggcttggttctttataatttacctcgactttgtctcagtaaaattatcaagaaccaggcctcgttgggattaaaccactagttgaaaacctcttcaccacacattgattcccttattaattttagtttttacccatacaccgatgtgtgttagcactgcatactcggtACTTCCCCGAGTGTAGTGCTAACACATTTTTGGGATAAAGTGTTGCAACCACGCATGCCTAGTGAATGGtctgcattacatgtatgttattagTTTTGAATGGTGACTCTATGTAATATACAATAGGCTCCCTATTCTGCAGACACTATGTAAATGTGCACTATAGGAGGGGTGCAATATGGTTCTGCAAGAATTAGCCTATGCCAACAAATTacttaaaaatgtacaatgtactaaaTTTAATGTGGGCCTACTGTTGTACAGTACGTGTACATCATACAGCACACTGGTACATGTTCTGGTAACGTACTCTGATTGATCCCCGTATAATACAACTGAGAGCATGTTCACTTGAGATACATACTTGTTGCCGAATGTCCTTGTTGCATTGAAACAATTAAATATTCCATCCTGCAGCTTTcaataaggccaaataaaacataccagttgatcatccagatttttcaaaaaagaggaggatgagagcctttttatttattattattatttatttttttttccaagatggctgcttagtatttcaaatcaaacgggccaccaattcttcagtttgaacccacctcaaacttattttatatctacatgtacatgtatttgttgcatgaggacccgtGTTAACAGGGTCGAattattacactaaaaagatttgctggtaggcattcactaatattgttttatgagaCGGACGGTTACACGTGTTGgagagcatcacgttagattcaggaaaagctcctaggcctCCTTTTGAAAGAATGgataacaaattgaaaaattggtgggggtaatacatgtatgtcatttaatttttaatgaaagTAGACGATTCTTTGCATTATGACgccactttctcaaaaagtacccTTTACTGATGAGGCAAAAGAACACCCTCTGCCACCTATCAGGCACAGTGTATCGGAGCAAAGCAATTACCAGTATGATTTATTTGCCCATAGGGATCCAggatttcaaataataataataaccaaagtcttgtatagcgccggtatccgccaatGCAGGCGCTCATGGTGCTTGCTCAAAAAATCTGCACCGTAGTCAGCTGAGCTCCAGGTGCACTGCTCGcgatatctttaaaaaaaaagttatagtCATTATGCTCGTCAAAGGCTATTATCATTTGTGGATGTTGAACAGATGTGTTTTGAGTGCTGA contains:
- the LOC117301551 gene encoding mevalonate kinase-like, encoding MNRPFCVSAPGKVILHGEHAVVYGKTALASSLNLRTRLKLSQTNIKDTASFSLPDIGLELKWRLDDLNEIFVEFLKREASLDIGPPTVSQFDKMKEFTKISEEGSAKDLAVLAVLYLYVAILGSNNVIRFPAIEVQITSELPTGAGLGSSAAFSVCLSAAFLTQAGSIIPVEGSNSWKQEDLDLINQWAFEAERIIHGNPSGIDNAVSTYGGALRYQGKQIKSLENVPLLRIILINTKIPRSTKVLVAGVRVKFDEYPAIIGPVFDSIEEIAQKCQLVLESLVIDKTLKEVADKQTSVESHPIREQGVIHPDQSPYSSLEELIDMNQKFLEILGVSHPSLEKLCTLTSQHGLHSKLTGAGGGGCTLTLIRPDTVPDTVIQVKEDVAKLGFDLWETSIGGIGVAFHADV